The Balearica regulorum gibbericeps isolate bBalReg1 chromosome 17, bBalReg1.pri, whole genome shotgun sequence region TGCCCCAACTAGTGCAAATTTTAGGTAGAAGCATCTCTTCGGGAGAAGGTTCTTCTCACCTGAACTGGTACTTGCTGAGTTGATGATTCATTCATCATAGTTCCAGGTTACTGGAAAGAGCTCAGGACATGTCCTCCCACATTATTTAATGCAATATGAGGTTACACTGATGTCTGCCACCTACCACCTTATTTCTCAGGCTCCAACATGCTCACCTGGAGCTCCAGCTTTCAGAGGTTCTCGTATTTGGGAAATTCAGCCACTCTACAAGGAGCGGAGGCATTCTGGAGACAGTAATAATAGCAGAGTGGGGAATACAAAAGCACCTTGCAGAGGGCGACCCTGATCCCACCAAAAGAGCATTTGGAGCACCTGAGGAAAGAAGCCAGAAAGAGCACGTGTAGAGAGACCTGTCACTAACCCTGCGCAGGGAAGCTGAGGGGAAAACCAAGTGACACAGGTTTTAGAGACAAATGAGCCTGCTCGTTTTAGAGAAGTTCTTCTGTACTGAATGCTCCCGAGGAGTTACCAGGCGGTCTCCTTCCTATTCTGAAAACCCAACAAGCCTGTCAAAAACCCTCTACTGAATGAAAGTTTTGCGCTCACAACAAGGCGAGGGCTGTTCCAATACAGGAGTTTATCTGCGCAGGCTGAAGGTAACCATGCAACTAGTAGCAGGTGAAATTGCAGGCCATTGTCTTTGGCATGAATCCCTGCAGCGCAATTCTGCTGGGACTGGCCCTTGGAAGCCAGGAGCCAGCAGGCAGTACGCCCTGGCCTGCTGAGATCTCAAGCAAGCCCACAGACAACATTTGCATCAAGGCTTAGCCAGTTGTGGAGAGGTCCAAAAGGCTCCTGAAATGGGGGCAGCACGTCATCAtgcagaaacacacagaaatccAGGTCTCTGATGCAAGTGTTCACCTCCCAAGGaacagcaggagaagcagctgttCTTGGGAGACAACTTTCTTGGTGGACAATCCCAAGAGCAATGAGTTTGCCTCCCCAGAAAATACTCTCTCCAAAgacttggaaaggaaaaaaggccaGGAAGGGGATAGCATGGCAGGGATTTGGATGGAATTTAGGATGGGTCTCAGTATCCAGAAAAGGGATGAAATGCACTGGGACATTGGGGCATCTGAGGTAAAAGAGACTGGAGTCCTGATGGCAAGGCAGGGTGTCCTTCAGGTTCATCTCCGAGAGGCTAAGCTCACCCCCAGAGTTCGGAGCTTGACAGTCACAAAAGCTTGTGTCATCTCCTGGTAAAACTCATCCCTTGGCTAAGCGGAATGAGCAGCGATCACAAACATTGCAATGTgggtgaaaagggaaaaaacagtacCTGACAGCATTTTTATGCTTGCCACTTGAAGAATCTAGGACTAAACAGATGTTGTTGTCTCTTTCTGAACATTCTGTAGCTTACCGTTTCCAATCCATGCTTTGCTTTACTCGTATGGCGAACACACTCGGCTCCAGTTCTAAAAAGAAGTCAAATAAGTAAGAACTGAGTTTacaaaaagtcacaaaaaagaagcaatcTTGTAAATGGCTAGTCCAAGTATGTCATTAGAAATCAGGATTTTAGCACCTCTAGCCAACAAGATAGATACCCTTAATCTATATTTGTACTCAGGTTTCAAAGTCTCacctaaaaaatgaaaatatgcacTCCTTCCAGTACCAGGCTTTCTGCTTCTCTAGTCAAACCCACAAGcagttaaaagagaaagaaaacgcTACACAAGGTGGAAAGGGGGATGAGCAGCGAGGTGAGAAAGCTTGCAAATCCTACAAGGTTACTGGCACAAAGAGAAGGGCAAGTAGCAAAGAACCACAGAAAGATCTTACAAGACTCGGTCATGGAGCAATAAAATGGCAGAGGAAACTCTGTACAGAGAGGTGCAAAGTGGAGCACGTGGGGAAAAACAACCCTGGCTTCACACACAGATAATGTTAACACCAAGGAGGTAAGCAGGAAGACCTCTAGTTAGTGGCAGAACCTGAAAGCATATGACAACTGTTCTCCCAAGATGGACAATGCTGCTTAGATTCTGTCAcctgtggaagagaaggaagaagacaaATGGGGCAAAGGACTACACAGGAATGAAAGATGAGGAAGGTACAAGAGACATCAACAATATTGATACATGCCCTGGAAGACTATTGCGTAGTCAACTCACCTGTCCACACCCGGTTGTGGACATGAGGTCTCTGCTCCGACCTCCGCTCTTCTCCTCTTCACCACTTCTCCCACTGCAGTACCTTCTGacacttcatttcttctcttgaCCTTCAAAACATTGCAAACTTGGCATTGACCACACTTGGTTTTGACTTTTCTATTTCAGAACAACACTCAGAGTTAAGAGGCGTTCATATTTCACAAAATTGCTCATGTTTatacaatgaaaaacaaaaaaagattcaggaagaaaaggttAGTGCCCTtattcaaacagaagaaaagcactgaGAGGCCGTCCAGAGAATTATGCTCAACAGTTTTCAACAAGAATACTGATTGCCAGGACATCCTGTTGCTCCACTCTCAGAGGAGGGCCTAGGAAGGTAATTAGCAGGAATGTCAGGCTAGCAGAGAGAGTGGGATTTTCTTTTGGCGAATTTGGACAGGACACGTTCACCACCAATTCACTCCATCTCCAGGCACTTACCCCTATTGAAAACAAATCTAACCTGAGCTCTCATTAAACACTTTCCAAAGAGGCTTAAATTTGTTGTTTATGACACATACAGCACCTAGGAAACTACTTAATCATTCAGCAATGTTGAGCTCACACAGACTCTCCCAGTGAAGACACCATTGGACAGCTTGGCTCAGACGTGTAGGAAACACATTTAACTGAAGCCAGCAGGGCCCTTGGGTCCTGAGGCAGGACTTCATTCAAAGGCCGATGGAATCAACAGGAAGGTTTCTCTCAACGGGGATGGTTCCAGGTGAGAATCCAGGGCCACCTTGCGCTGCCTGACACCCACAAATAGGAGGACTATAGCATTGCCTACATAGATATTCTGCTCCTCCAGACTGTTTCAAATACaactcaaaaaacaaaaccacacaactcACCAGCTCATCGCTGCCCTTGGTTGCTTCTTTACCTGTAACAGAGGTAGTACACCATTTGGTGAATATTTAGACTGGACTTCCTTTAACCAACTTCAAAGTACATTTCTGCATTGCGCCTCACAGCCTGAGAACAAGGTAAACTACTTAGAAGCAATGCTGGGCTTGCATGTGATacattgaaatggaaaaactgCAAATACAGCTCTTTCAGAACTAGAATTCCTGGCTGTGAATACCACATGTCGATGCAATGGGGACAATTGCTTTTCTTGAAGAAGTCAAAGGAGtcttcagaagagaaggaacTGGAGAACTGTTGGCGTCACTCTGTGTTTTGGGCACCAGATGGAAAATGCAAGGACACCTGGAACACAGCCTCCAGAGAATATTGGCCAGCTCACCTCTGATGCATGGCATCCATACATATTTTCCTCAACAAAAACCTCTGCTGACAGAAACATCAGTGCCTGAAAGTAACAGCACGTTATGCTGTGCATAATTTTAGAACAGAAATGTTGTGCAACTATCTGCAAAGAGCAATTAAACACTGGAGCAAGGTGTACAGGGAAGTGAGTGAATTCTTCATGTTTAGAAGTTTTTACTTCCAAACGTGGTGTGTTTGATAGGGAATGCTGCATGCAAGCAAATGAGTGAGACTAGGAAAGGACTACTGGTCCATTTTAGAAAGGAGACCAGGATATCTCCTAGGCAGTCGTAAgaaaaaccagcagcttttcCCAGGGACCAATAACCAGAACAGGAAGGAGTAAGAATAAACCCTCGGTTTTCACAACAGAGGAGGTTAAATGTAGAGTCCCACAGAGGTCTCAGCTGGGGCCTGAGGCTGTTCAGGGAATTCATCAAAAACCTGGAAAACGAGACACTAGTGAGGTGACAACATTTGCTAATGATACAAAAGacattattactattactactaccattatttaggaaaacaaatgcattctttctttaggaaaacagaaaaaagagtgTGAAGTTCAACGTCAACAAACATAGTCGGCACCAGGAAAACACGCATGCCACACACAGGTGCTGGCTGTGACATTAAAGAACGAACCATGGGAGCCACTGGGCATTGCTTCATAAAAATACTAGCGGAAGGGGCAGCAGTGGCTGAAAAGCCAAAGAGAGATTCAGgaaattttagaaaagcaatACAGGACAAAAGAGAACACTCTGTTCTGCTCCATTTCAAATCCATGGTACAGCcgtactgcatgcagtttttcTCCCTCTAATTCAAAGAGGACACAGGAGgtgaagggaaagggaaaagcaagacATAGATAATAGGTGTTTCCAGAAATGATCCAAACGTAACCCGAGGGACTTACCACAAGATACGTTTTGCTGAAAGGAGTTGAGTTCTAGATACATAGTGCAAACGTAGGGATAAGGCTCAAGACAGACGTTCTCGTGTTTGAATCTCATCTTCGATACTCTTTCCCATTTACTCAAATCTGAGAAGGATGATAAGACTTAAGAACATAACACTAACATTTCAAAGGAGCAGGAGTCCTGACAGTGTCTCTTGTAAAGCTTCAGAAATCATAGCACACGGCACATGGGGACAAGGCAGCAAATACAATCGGTTGGTAGGAACTTTGTGAAAAACCACTCGTAACACACTACAAGAAACACTCATCCAGGTGATGCTCTCCCATCAGTCGCTTGCATTAATAACGCTGTGTTTCCTTAACTGTGTTTGGCTTCAGTCCTGACATTCTCCCACTAGAAACAACAGGCCAGGCTCTTCCAATTCCATGAATAAAACCTCTTTGGTTTTCCTAACTCAAAAGTACTGCTTTTACAAGTTActtgaaaaattgaaaaggacTAGGAGTCAGAGGAGTAGCAGCATCACATTTACTTCACAGTtcaaaatgggaggaaaaaagataattgaCAGGACAACCACCACAGTCACAGACATTCCTTCCTGTGGGTGCAGTGCTCACACCAAGGAGCTCATGCACGCAAGAATGGGTGACACTAGACAGTGGTCTCCTTATGTGCCTCTGATCTCAGGAAGAAACAGGTAAAATGAACACTTTCAGCCCATTTGCTATCAGAAACAAACATCCTGAGAATGGgagatggagcccaaggtttGCCTGGATGGAACACTGACACCATCAGTTCCTTTAAGGGATTAAATTGCTCGTTTAATCCTCAGCACTGAAAA contains the following coding sequences:
- the MAJIN gene encoding membrane-anchored junction protein; this encodes MSLKPFTYPLPETRFLHAGRLVYKLKIRYGNFNSAPDLNGTGNAVKELEEAIRVILGNLGDLHPFSTEHFTIFPYLSKWERVSKMRFKHENVCLEPYPYVCTMYLELNSFQQNVSCGKEATKGSDELVSCVVLFFELYLKQSGGAEYLCRQCYSPPICGCQAAQGGPGFSPGTIPVERNLPVDSIGNRKVKTKCGQCQVCNVLKVKRRNEVSEGTAVGEVVKRRRAEVGAETSCPQPGVDRTGAECVRHTSKAKHGLETVSYRMFRKRQQHLFSPRFFKWQA